CAATTCATATTACCATGCAACCTTAAAAACCAAACAAAATTCTAAGAGTATGGGGATTCTACATAGGTCTCATGGGACTATTCTCACAGACCAGAGGGAGATTTAGAAGGAAGTTATGGAGTTATGTGGCAATCTTATGGGCAAGGCAGCTGACAAACTAAAGCACATGGACGTTGAAGTATTGAGAAGTGGCAGGCAACTTAGCTTAGAACAGAGCTTTCCTGGTGGGCTGACGTAAGTGTTGTTTGCACCAAATTGAGTTACTCATCTCTtgtgttatctttattccttttCTGCTTCATCATCTTGTATAAGGTAAGACTTTATTCATTGTTTTCATACTGGTTTATCACGTTAGACCAGTTGTCACAACATCATGCCTGACatctgtctcatcaggaacaaaATTTAATAGATGATCTGGAAAAAGCCCCATCTTCCCTAAGTGTCAATTCTCTGATCCCTCAAACCAATTGTAACGTCAGATTAGGCAACAAAGCTCGTTAATCCCTAAGTCACAATTCCTAATCATACTATCTCTAGTCAATTAGAGAATTCAATAGTTAAAAGTAGGCCTGATAAACAACCCTAGGGTCAGTAGCCACTATTATCAAGATCACTTTGAATGTCATAACAAACAAAAGGCAATGCGCATAATCAATAATTGAATAATAACAAAGATTCAAAACAATTACATTAATATCATCTGATCATATGTCTCAATCAAGTAATAAAGGCTCATCATCAAATAAAACCTAACCTAAGAGGAATCTAGATACTCATGTTGAAATTAATCAATACCAATAGTGTGGATTCAAAGAACATGAAGAATCCTTGAAGAAAAAGCTCTCCAATGGCTTCAATGGTCTCCAAAAGCTCAAATATCGCTCTTAAACGTCACTTTCAGGTCTTGGTAGTCAAATGATGACAAAACTACTAGCAAGTGGACTAGTGTTAttgtcaaaataataaaaattaaattcgtcTATACATAGATTGCgaacttaaaaaaaatatttatgcgaTGTAAATTTAACAGTAAACCAGGGGGTGTTTAAGGTTGTTTTGGTAAAAAATGCAAGAAATGAGTTGTAAAGCAATAATGAGAAAAGCGGTCAGGTCGTCTAATTAGAATTTCCTATTTCTATTTGATTGATGAAACATGCGCTGACTACAAACACGACAAATTAACTCTACCACTATACTCAATCCCTTGGCGCATAGCTCACTAATCTAGGCGTCAACTCTCCAATCCCACATACCAATTGTCCTGTCATATTAGGCAACAAAATATGTTAGTCCCTTAGTCACAATTCCATACTATCCTTAGTCAATTAGAGAATCAAACATTTAAAGTAGTTCGGAAAGATAGCCCTAGGGTTAGTAGTTACTATATATCATCATCGATTTGAATGTCGTAACAATCAAAAAGCAATGCGCACaatcaataactgaataataacaATAAGTCAGAACAATAACATTAACATCATCTGATTGTCCCGTCATATTAGGCAACAAAATATGTTAGTCCCTTAGTCACAATTCCATACTATCCTTAGTCAATTAGAGAATCAAACATTTAAAGTAGTTCAGAAAGATAGCCCTAGGGTTAGTAGTCACTATATATCAACATCGATTTGAATGTCGTAACAATCAAAAAGCAATGCGCACaatcaataactgaataataacaATAAGTCAGAACTATAACATTAACATCATCTGATCATATGTCCCAATCAAATAAAAACAGGTTTGTCATCAAATCTAGCTACTCATGTTGACTTAATTCAGTGTAGATGAGAAGAACATAAAAAATCACTAAAAAGGTCCTCTCCAATGGATCTCTTAAAAATTAATCTATAAAACAGTTTTTAAAACTTCTTTGCCAAAtacatatttttcaaaaatttttttaaaacagttttttaaaataaatttataaaacacTTTTTAACAACTAAAAATCAAAAGTGATTCAAACCAGCCCTTAGTGTTTTCAAATTAGATTCACCGTTGAAATTCTCAGCAAATACACATCAATCATGTAGATGAAAATTTGGCTCCATTTTCTTTAAAGAGGTAAAACGAACATAGTAGTGCTCTTAAGAACTGTAATGATTAATTACACGGATGATGCTATTCAGAATGTGTGTTGCTCAATATCATATACACATGAGAATTTTTGACACCTAGTTGGGAATACTATATTTATAGATATGTGGCCAAAGAATGTCAGTCAATTCAAGTTACATGTGAAAGTCAGATTCATACTTCAATGTTCTAAGCATTACCATAACTTTTTATTGCTTTGTGATTCATCCTGCTCATGATTCGGGAAGCATCATTAAATCTACCTGCTCTTTCATAAATGTTGGCAACAACAAAATGCAACTCCTTCTTGTTGATACTGGGATTGGAATCTAGCTTCTCAAACAATGATTCCACCATCTTGAAATCCATACTCGAGCCATATAAATCAAGCATTTGAAAATGAACTTCGTCCGGAAAAACACACCCTTCTTCATACATCTGTTTATATAAAGCATCAGCTCTCTCAAACTTTCGCAGCTTTCCAAAAGCATTCAGCACAAGAGCAATAACATTAGAATCTGGAAAATGTCCAACCTCTCtcatcttctcaaacacttcaaccACATGTGCATACTTTCTCTCCCTTGAGAAAATATCAATGATGCACCCAAATACAGATATATCTTTCACCTCTCCCGCATCAAAAGCCTGTCGGAAAACCCACATAGCCTCGTCAACTTTACCGGCTTTGGCAAGTATTGTGATTGCTGTCTCCCTGGAAACATTATCCTCTTGCTTGAGCTCATGAAGTAGCCTTTTGGCATGCGCAACTAATCCAGCTTTCTGATACGCAACAATCATTGTCTGATATAGTACCTCATCAATTTTAACTCCAGAAGTCCTTAACTTATGAAACAGCATGGCTGCCCTGTCCAATTTTCCTGCCTTTTCCCATATAGATATTATGGTTGAATAAGTGATGGCATTTGGTTGAATACCTCTACTCTGCATTTCTTGAATGAGATTCGTCGCTTTCTCATCTTCAAGAGATTTACCATAGATACTAATCATCGTGTTGTATGTAACAACATTCTGTGGTATACCTTTCCTTTGCATTAAACTAAAAAGATGAACAGCTTCCCCGAATAGCTCAGCCTCTCCATAAACCCTCAAGATAGTATTGTAACTAACCACATTCGGTTCAATTCCCATTTTCTTCATACCCCAGAAGAAGCAATCAGCCTCCCTAATCATTTGAAGCTGAccataaacatcaatcataatGTTACACGTAGTAAGATCAATCGGACATTTAACTTCATTCATTTCCGCGAACAAAGAAAGCGCCTCGACAAACTTCTGATTATCAACATAAATCGCAAGAAGCGTCGAGTAACTAGTAGTATTCGGGTTAACACCATTATCCCTCATCTCTTGAATAAGAAGACGAGCTTCCTTTAAGAGCTTCGCCTTACCAAACACACTAATCATAGTATTATAAGCTATAAGATCAAGGACAATATTAGCAGAAGCTTTCAACGTATTGAAAATCGAAATGGCTTTTGAATAATCACCCAGTTTCCGCGAAAGCTCAATCAAATTACTATACAAAACAAGGTCACCAGGAACTTTGTCACGCTCCATCTGTTGTAACCAAAAGAAAGATGAATCAAACAAACCTTGTTTACTGAAACACGTAATGAGTGTGGAGTAAGTGTATTTATCAGGGGAAAGACCCTTTTGACGCATTTCATCGAACAGTCCGTGTGCAAACTGCCATTGTTTAGCGCGAAGCACGTTACGTAGGACGACGTTGTAAGCGGAGAGTGAAGGTGAGTATTGAGCTATCTCGTTCATCCAGTCGAGAATTGCGATAGAGCGTTGCCAATCGGGTTCACGGGAGAGGATGGAAACCATGAAACGAATTGAGAGTTGTTTGTTATTGTAAGGGGACATGAGTGCGTAGAGTTGTTCGATGTTGTGGGTTTGTCTGATTGAGGTTGAGAGTTCGTACATGTCGACGCTGCGGTCTAGATAAGGGGGTTcgtattgttgtttttgttgttgctgGGTTCTGGTACGACGGTGGTGTTTGTTGGTGTTGGGAAATGGGGAACGAGGTGTTCGGGTCCAGACATGTTTGGGTGTGGCTGAGACGGATACGTTAGAGATGGTGGTTGTGGGGATTGGGGTTGAGAGGGTAAAGATGGTGGTTTTGACAGAGGAACAAGGGAatgaacatgaagatgaagaagaagaagaactaaGAAGAGTTGAACATGTTGCGTAAGATGAGATtgagcacatggttagtaattttGAATTGTAACGAAATTAATCTTCAGTTTAGTTTGTGGAATGTTGTTTGTACCATTCACGACTCACGAGTGATTTTTTTCCCGATTCCTCTCCTCGCCAGCGGAGTGTGAAAAGGAGGAAGCACGCCGTctgaaatttttatattttttttacaaatcaatttttaaattattaacttttgtttatTTGTCTCACTCCATGTTTTTATCTAGACTTACTTACTATGGTTAAATGAAGTAAAATAATTTGGGTAACTTTAGTCTCTctcagtttatttatttatttttttaatttgataataAAAGTTAATGACACGACATTTTACTCAATAACGTGTCAATGTCACATATGTAataattaattctttttattatcatacaatataataaagcaaaatgaaaaTTTTGGCAAGTTTGTCAAGTGTCATATTTTTAGAGttctttctattttatattttctattaataGTAAACTTTTTataattatcttttaaatatttagtttatttatttatttatttctaactaatatttttgattaataataattaaattgggctttaaaaacaaacaaacaaaccgtTCAGTTTTTTTGTTATTAATTAAATCTTAagcaattattaaattattttacatcCATTAATTATCACATTAATTGATAAGGAATCTTTAACAATTGTTATGGtcattttttcgtttttttccAACGAGCAGCCATGTCTTTTGGGTTTTCAATCTCACATAAATTAAGGTTTgaatcattataatattttttggcTATTGAATTCTACCCACATTCATATCCTTATCCTTTTGTATTCTCACTATTCATaatataaaccctaaacccttgcCTCCAATATCAATCAGTTTTATCTTTTCAAACTTTTCTCTCTAAACATGATATATGTTGTCTTTTTCTTCATAAACTAATAATTTAGGTTCCTGTATAACAAATCATACTACAACATGTATCTTCATTCAAAATATAAacttataataacaacaatttcAAACCATAAACTCACAATTGTACAATTTTTTTCCAGGAGAATTTGCGCAACATCATCTCCGAATTTGCGCAACATGCCATCATAACCGCTCACATCCGCCTCGGTCATCTGCCCTGCAGCCCCAAACCACTGTGATTTCTCCGTTGACACTTGCAGACTCACCTTCCTTTGACCCAAGAGAAATTTTTattgtaagaagaagaagaatggtaCATGAGAGAGAAATAAGAGTTTGTTtggttttttctttctattttttatttattcgttttattactttattatttagTGATTGTCGTGTGTTATGCTTAATTGGTGATGTAATTGATGAGACTTAGAACcatttgaaaaaattatttgattttttgtgtGCGTGACTAGGGTTTTTATTTTTGAGATCGCTGCTGCTCTTGCATTTCCTCCAATCTCAAATCGAAGTCATGGATCACTCCAATGTCTGGAATTCTCACCCCAAAGACCTGGTTATCGCACCTGCTGTGTATGTGGAAACTCTCATGGATTGATCAGGAAGTACAGACTCATGTGTTGCAGGCAATGCTTCCATAGCAATGCCAATGAAATCGGTTTCATTAAGTATCGTTGAAGAGTTGTTTCCATTTGCAGTGTTGCAGTATTGCTGATGTATCAGCATTCACATGTTCCACTGTTTTATATTTTACATTGTCATGTTAATCATGCCAGgatgattttaatttttgaagaacttattttatggtttttagttAATTATGTTTGTTATCAAACTTGAATTCTGAGAATATTATATTTACTTTACAACTTTgttgtggaaaaataataataatattaactacAAAATGCAACACTCCCTTATTATGGCCATTTTTTTTAGAGaaactttttaattttgttttatacattactatttttattattattattagataattaatttatttaataattagagTTTATTTTTCATGGCCTCTTGGACCCATTCCAATGCTATACATACCTCTCATGTCCTACCTATCTCTTTTAGTTGTGCTGAATTTAGTTAACTTAAAATTTAGTTAAATTAGGTTATTATCCAACGTACAAAACaataaaaagaagacttaggTTCCTGAATATTTCAGTATCTcatatcttttttttcaaaaattaataacaaaaaatCAAACTATTGTCACTATTAATTGTGACGTGTTTAGAACTACACCAAAAAAAATGGTATCAAACAATTGAAATGCTTTATGTACTAATAAATATCTAAATGTCTTAAATCGTTTGTTCCTAGAATTTCTTgattttgattatgttttataattaataattgctTAAAATAAACCTTAATATATCTTTAATATAATCAAACACAATACTATGTATCCTTTTAAGCGCCTAAATGCAATCAGATCCCACCTaaacatttttaattaatatttacaaTATTTAAAAAGAGCAATCGAATAAGTTGCTCTGTATTTCCTATTTTATCTCAACCACATTATTTCTTCCTCTTAAAGAGTTATTATGCATTTCTTTTTATAtcaatcatttatttaatttcctttccaataaatacaatttaattaagaattattagattgtgattttttttatcttcAAGTGCAACATTTGTTTGTAATTTACAACCCAATAAGTTGTTATGTATTCCTTTTTAATCTCAATCACATTATTTCTttctcttaaatatttatttgaataagTAGAACTATAAAATTATcaatatacttatttattttattatacttattatatttttaaataatttttaataaaaataatagatattttattttaaaatacaatataaattcataaaaatacaatATGTATTCATAATTTATTTATCCGTGTATCGCACGGGTAAAACTACTAGTTGTTGTTTaaattgataatttattttatttatatttataaataaataaataaccaaaactaaattagtttaattttaatttttttttttgaataatttttttagttaaaagGCTATTTTTGGCAAATTTAAATTAAGTATGATTTATTGGTAGTAAATTTTTGAGTTATTAACACATGACTAAACATGAAAAAATATACACATGTTTGCCACCTGAGTTATtaacaaa
Above is a window of Vicia villosa cultivar HV-30 ecotype Madison, WI unplaced genomic scaffold, Vvil1.0 ctg.000481F_1_1, whole genome shotgun sequence DNA encoding:
- the LOC131628821 gene encoding pentatricopeptide repeat-containing protein At5g39980, chloroplastic-like, yielding MCSISSYATCSTLLSSSSSSSSCSFPCSSVKTTIFTLSTPIPTTTISNVSVSATPKHVWTRTPRSPFPNTNKHHRRTRTQQQQKQQYEPPYLDRSVDMYELSTSIRQTHNIEQLYALMSPYNNKQLSIRFMVSILSREPDWQRSIAILDWMNEIAQYSPSLSAYNVVLRNVLRAKQWQFAHGLFDEMRQKGLSPDKYTYSTLITCFSKQGLFDSSFFWLQQMERDKVPGDLVLYSNLIELSRKLGDYSKAISIFNTLKASANIVLDLIAYNTMISVFGKAKLLKEARLLIQEMRDNGVNPNTTSYSTLLAIYVDNQKFVEALSLFAEMNEVKCPIDLTTCNIMIDVYGQLQMIREADCFFWGMKKMGIEPNVVSYNTILRVYGEAELFGEAVHLFSLMQRKGIPQNVVTYNTMISIYGKSLEDEKATNLIQEMQSRGIQPNAITYSTIISIWEKAGKLDRAAMLFHKLRTSGVKIDEVLYQTMIVAYQKAGLVAHAKRLLHELKQEDNVSRETAITILAKAGKVDEAMWVFRQAFDAGEVKDISVFGCIIDIFSRERKYAHVVEVFEKMREVGHFPDSNVIALVLNAFGKLRKFERADALYKQMYEEGCVFPDEVHFQMLDLYGSSMDFKMVESLFEKLDSNPSINKKELHFVVANIYERAGRFNDASRIMSRMNHKAIKSYGNA